A single window of Helicobacter pylori DNA harbors:
- the waaA gene encoding lipid IV(A) 3-deoxy-D-manno-octulosonic acid transferase has product MFKFFYLLCLTLGHLFCAPFILLLSFKEKYRHSLKARFFLKDNFLKSEPVFWFHACSYGEVKSLEPIIQALKEPILISVTTNTGFELAAQTYQHSKHIEVRYLPFETLLFAWGKNLKRLKTLVVTEAELWFNVFDTAQKLGAKTMLINARISVRSYPKYQRFSFFYALLFKRIDLILAQSKADQKRLLNLGAKKVVDFLNIKRFSRPVITSFYPKNPDALNIVLASTHEGEEELGLKAFLEFKKTHKNARLIVVPRHPERFKSVQNLLQDILKTTPFSLECFSSKGFVECDILLVDRLGELNNFYAIADIVILGGSFVKMGGHNPLEPAFFNTCLITGEYLFNQVALFELVKPYKIVQKEDLLDALLDYKNLGVARFLDNGHDLNELLAFIKH; this is encoded by the coding sequence TTGTTTAAGTTTTTCTATCTTTTATGTTTGACTTTGGGGCATCTTTTTTGTGCACCTTTCATCTTGCTTTTGAGTTTTAAAGAAAAATACCGCCATTCTTTAAAGGCTCGTTTTTTTCTCAAAGACAATTTTTTAAAAAGCGAGCCGGTTTTTTGGTTTCATGCATGCTCTTATGGGGAGGTCAAATCCTTAGAGCCGATCATTCAAGCTTTAAAAGAGCCGATTTTAATCAGCGTTACCACTAATACCGGCTTTGAATTAGCCGCTCAAACTTATCAGCATTCTAAGCATATAGAAGTGCGTTACTTACCTTTTGAAACCCTATTATTCGCATGGGGAAAAAACTTAAAACGCTTAAAAACTTTGGTGGTTACAGAAGCGGAATTGTGGTTTAATGTGTTTGATACGGCTCAAAAATTAGGGGCAAAAACCATGCTCATTAACGCTAGGATCAGCGTTCGCTCTTACCCCAAGTACCAGCGTTTTTCTTTCTTTTATGCGCTTTTATTCAAACGCATTGATTTGATTTTAGCGCAAAGCAAAGCCGATCAAAAGCGCTTGTTGAATCTAGGGGCTAAAAAAGTGGTGGATTTTTTGAATATCAAGCGTTTTTCAAGGCCTGTGATCACTTCGTTTTACCCTAAAAACCCGGACGCTTTAAACATTGTTTTAGCCAGCACGCATGAGGGCGAAGAGGAATTAGGGTTAAAAGCGTTTTTGGAGTTCAAAAAGACGCATAAGAACGCAAGACTGATTGTTGTGCCACGCCACCCGGAGCGTTTTAAAAGCGTGCAAAATTTGTTGCAAGATATTTTAAAAACGACGCCTTTTAGTTTGGAGTGTTTTTCTTCAAAGGGTTTTGTGGAATGCGATATTTTGTTAGTGGATAGGTTAGGGGAATTGAATAACTTCTATGCGATCGCAGATATTGTCATTTTAGGGGGTTCGTTTGTCAAAATGGGGGGGCATAACCCTTTAGAGCCGGCGTTTTTTAATACGTGCTTAATCACAGGGGAATATCTTTTCAACCAGGTAGCGTTGTTTGAATTAGTCAAGCCTTATAAAATCGTTCAAAAAGAGGATCTGTTAGACGCTCTTTTAGATTACAAAAATTTAGGCGTGGCGCGTTTTTTAGACAATGGGCATGATTTAAACGAATTGCTCGCCTTCATTAAACATTAA
- the glyQ gene encoding glycine--tRNA ligase subunit alpha, giving the protein MQDFSSLLLKLQEYWKDQGCLVIQPYDIPAGAGTFHPATLLRSLDKKPWNVAYVAPSRRPTDGRYGENPNRLGSYYQFQVVIKPSPSNIQEMYLKSLEVLGINLNEHDIRFVEDNWESPTLGAWGLGWEVWLDGMEVTQFTYFQQVGGIACSPIPVEITYGLERLAMYVQKVENILEIEWAKKDNDSVRYAQVHLESEYEFSKYHFEIASVTRLLEMFKNAQAEALHCLENKLPLPAYDLVMLCSHFFNILDARKAISVAERQNYILQIRDLAKGCAILYKEQEEEREERLKNALTKA; this is encoded by the coding sequence ATGCAAGATTTTTCAAGTTTATTATTAAAATTACAAGAATATTGGAAAGATCAAGGCTGTTTGGTGATCCAGCCTTATGATATTCCTGCAGGAGCTGGGACATTCCACCCCGCCACGCTTTTAAGGAGTTTGGATAAAAAGCCGTGGAATGTGGCGTATGTCGCACCCTCTAGAAGGCCTACTGATGGGCGCTATGGAGAAAACCCTAACCGCTTGGGGAGTTATTACCAATTCCAAGTCGTCATCAAGCCAAGCCCTTCTAATATCCAAGAAATGTATTTAAAAAGCTTGGAAGTGTTAGGGATAAACCTCAATGAGCATGACATACGATTTGTAGAAGACAATTGGGAGAGTCCGACTTTAGGGGCATGGGGGCTTGGCTGGGAAGTGTGGCTTGATGGCATGGAGGTTACGCAATTCACTTATTTCCAGCAGGTGGGGGGCATTGCTTGCAGCCCTATCCCGGTGGAAATCACTTACGGCTTGGAAAGATTGGCGATGTATGTCCAAAAAGTGGAAAATATCCTAGAGATTGAATGGGCTAAAAAGGATAATGACAGCGTGCGTTACGCACAAGTGCATTTAGAGAGCGAATACGAGTTTAGCAAGTATCATTTTGAAATAGCGAGCGTAACAAGGCTGTTAGAAATGTTTAAAAACGCCCAAGCCGAAGCCTTGCATTGCTTAGAAAACAAGCTCCCCTTGCCGGCTTATGATTTGGTGATGCTATGCTCGCATTTTTTCAATATTCTAGACGCCAGAAAGGCGATTTCGGTGGCTGAAAGGCAAAATTATATTTTACAAATCAGGGATTTAGCCAAAGGGTGTGCCATTCTTTACAAAGAGCAAGAAGAAGAAAGAGAAGAGCGCTTAAAAAACGCTTTAACAAAGGCTTAA
- the lgt gene encoding prolipoprotein diacylglyceryl transferase translates to MNAWNTIYERFNPIAFSLGSIDVHWYGLAYACAIVIAFYMALRMIQKDPERFPIERKEFESYFLWAELGIVLGARIGYVLIYEPNSSYYLTHFWQIFNPFDSHGNFIGIRGMSYHGGLVGFLIASYLYSRKDLKKLLIYLDLIAISLPLGYVFGRIGNFLNQELFGRIVPKDSHLGQIIGIMVDHKLRYPSQLIEAFLEGVVVFLMVMWAKKHTKTHGLLIVVYGLGYSLMRFIAEFYREPDSQMGVYFLNLSMGQILSLFMVIVSLGILLYATKNSKKIKEE, encoded by the coding sequence ATGAACGCTTGGAATACGATTTATGAACGATTTAACCCCATCGCTTTTAGTCTTGGCAGTATTGATGTGCATTGGTATGGTTTGGCGTATGCGTGCGCGATTGTTATCGCTTTTTATATGGCGTTAAGAATGATCCAAAAAGACCCCGAGCGATTCCCCATTGAAAGGAAGGAATTTGAGAGTTATTTTCTATGGGCGGAGCTTGGCATTGTGCTAGGGGCAAGGATAGGATACGTTCTTATTTATGAGCCTAATTCCAGCTATTATTTGACGCATTTTTGGCAAATCTTTAACCCATTTGATAGCCATGGGAATTTTATAGGCATTCGTGGGATGAGCTATCATGGGGGGTTGGTGGGGTTTTTGATCGCTTCGTATCTTTATAGCCGTAAGGATTTGAAAAAGCTTTTGATTTATTTGGATTTGATTGCGATTAGCCTGCCTTTAGGGTATGTTTTTGGGAGGATTGGGAATTTTTTAAACCAGGAGCTTTTTGGGAGAATCGTCCCCAAAGACAGCCATTTAGGGCAGATCATAGGCATTATGGTGGATCATAAATTGCGTTATCCCAGCCAGTTGATTGAAGCGTTTTTAGAGGGGGTTGTCGTGTTTTTAATGGTAATGTGGGCTAAAAAACACACCAAAACGCATGGGTTGCTGATTGTGGTTTATGGCTTGGGGTATTCCTTGATGCGCTTTATTGCGGAATTTTACAGAGAGCCGGATAGCCAAATGGGGGTTTATTTTTTGAATTTGAGCATGGGGCAGATTTTAAGCTTGTTTATGGTAATTGTTTCATTAGGGATTTTATTGTATGCTACGAAAAATTCTAAAAAAATAAAGGAAGAATAA
- a CDS encoding Nif3-like dinuclear metal center hexameric protein: MALVKEVLGVLNRLSPFELQESWDNSGLNVGSGNSEFSEIIACLEITPNIALNVPQNALIITHHPLIFKPLKTLNDEAYPGNILKILIQKNISVISMHTNFDKTHLNKHFAHALLGFDGLMEKGLMLVKENANIEFDALLEKIKSSLGVGQLACVKSSQMIKDLAFVCGSGASMFSSLKAQSCLITGDVKYHDAMIAQSLGISLIDATHYYSERGFALIMAEILHSFDYLVTIENFKNPLQII; the protein is encoded by the coding sequence ATGGCGTTAGTTAAGGAAGTGTTGGGAGTTTTGAATCGCCTTTCGCCTTTTGAACTCCAAGAATCATGGGATAATAGCGGGTTGAATGTGGGGAGTGGAAATAGCGAGTTTAGCGAGATTATCGCATGCTTAGAAATCACGCCTAACATCGCTCTAAACGTGCCACAAAACGCCCTAATCATCACGCACCACCCTTTAATTTTCAAGCCCTTAAAAACGCTAAATGATGAGGCTTATCCGGGGAATATTTTAAAAATCTTAATCCAAAAAAACATTTCAGTCATCAGCATGCACACGAATTTTGACAAAACGCATTTAAACAAGCATTTCGCGCATGCGCTTTTAGGGTTTGATGGCTTGATGGAAAAAGGCCTTATGTTAGTGAAAGAAAACGCTAATATAGAATTTGATGCGCTGCTAGAAAAAATCAAATCGTCTTTAGGGGTGGGACAATTAGCGTGTGTCAAAAGTTCTCAAATGATTAAAGATTTAGCGTTTGTGTGCGGATCGGGAGCGTCCATGTTTTCTTCTTTAAAAGCACAAAGCTGTTTGATTACAGGCGATGTGAAATACCATGACGCCATGATCGCTCAATCTTTAGGGATAAGTTTGATTGACGCCACGCATTATTATAGCGAAAGGGGTTTTGCACTCATTATGGCTGAAATTTTGCATTCTTTTGATTATTTGGTTACAATAGAGAATTTTAAAAACCCCTTGCAAATCATTTAA
- a CDS encoding NAD(P)H-dependent glycerol-3-phosphate dehydrogenase produces MEIAVFGGGAWGRALAFAFGEKNEVKIISRRDLNEPLKKLNDALISKGSAPIEQVDLQRGLKATLYVIAISVQHLREWFQNASLPKNAKVLIASKGIEVLNRAFVSEIAKDFIDPNSLCFLAGPSFAAEIIQGLPCALVIHSNNQALALEFANKTPSFIRAYAQQDIIGGEIAGAYKNVIAIAGGVCDGLKLGNSAKASLLSRGLVEMQRFGAFFGGKTETFLGLSGAGDLFLTANSILSRNYRVGLGLAQNKPLEVVLEELGEVAEGVKTTNAIVEIARKYGIYTPIASELALLLKGKSVLESMNDLIRRA; encoded by the coding sequence ATGGAAATTGCAGTATTTGGTGGTGGGGCGTGGGGGAGGGCTTTAGCCTTTGCTTTTGGAGAAAAGAATGAAGTCAAAATCATTTCAAGGCGCGATTTAAACGAGCCGCTAAAAAAGCTCAATGACGCCTTGATTTCTAAAGGTTCTGCCCCCATAGAGCAAGTGGATTTACAAAGAGGCTTAAAAGCGACGCTTTATGTCATCGCTATTAGCGTGCAGCATCTAAGGGAATGGTTTCAAAACGCTTCTTTACCCAAAAACGCTAAGGTTTTAATCGCTTCTAAAGGGATAGAGGTTTTAAACAGGGCGTTTGTGAGCGAGATCGCAAAGGATTTTATCGATCCTAATTCTTTGTGTTTTTTAGCCGGCCCGAGTTTTGCAGCTGAAATCATTCAAGGCTTGCCTTGCGCGCTAGTCATTCATTCCAATAATCAGGCTTTAGCGCTAGAATTTGCCAATAAAACCCCCTCTTTTATCAGAGCCTACGCCCAACAAGACATCATAGGGGGTGAAATCGCTGGCGCGTATAAAAATGTGATAGCCATTGCTGGGGGGGTTTGTGATGGCTTGAAATTAGGTAATAGCGCTAAAGCGAGTTTATTGTCTAGGGGTTTAGTGGAAATGCAACGCTTTGGGGCGTTCTTTGGGGGCAAGACAGAGACTTTTTTAGGGCTTTCTGGGGCTGGGGATTTGTTTTTAACCGCTAATTCTATTTTATCTAGGAATTATCGTGTGGGTTTGGGGCTAGCCCAAAACAAGCCTTTAGAGGTGGTTTTAGAAGAATTGGGCGAAGTGGCTGAGGGGGTGAAAACGACCAACGCCATTGTGGAAATCGCTAGAAAATACGGCATTTACACGCCTATTGCGAGCGAATTAGCCTTGCTTTTAAAGGGCAAGAGTGTGCTAGAGAGCATGAACGATTTGATCAGACGCGCTTAA
- a CDS encoding dynamin-like GTPase family protein → MSINFFNGIFNDNSKAENHHNTEGLKERYDLIARILNAKMENEGLEEYQSVLDNEFLEFASGVDSLKEKEIALLTLQGIQKELQLVASYPSLFQKTIVAVGGGFSAGKSTFLNNLLGLKLKLPEDMNPTTAIPTYCLKGKREVLMGFSQNGGMVELPHLAFDHQFLESLGFNLKEIIPFMLLSAPSVPFEFLCFIDTPGYNPGNQGYTGGDKEASKESLKHAKHILWLVSCECGDLHKDDLEFLQELYEEGKQVFIVLSRADRRTKSQLEVVAKQIKETLEDSGIEFLGICAYSTTRYQEIKEFSEKSPVFNSLEEFLMKLNQRSEKQNEILGYLYEVHRMYEKAIKQDANRFKRYQSELHSVGLDLMQKGFDDFSDATFNKIHSLKKEFSEQEESKRESLAQLNEVIDLFKESIDKVFDRVSAFTWEKYKEQNDDEEDDEANYREFEEIKKMVLFFRDLNLFYLDWYEWSEEEIQETRDSLDKCNELLQLHYSLKNLQRLREFKEEENNDYQESLNDEDLQDDLREWRRSKRR, encoded by the coding sequence ATGAGCATTAATTTTTTTAATGGCATTTTTAATGACAATAGCAAAGCTGAAAACCACCACAATACAGAGGGTTTAAAAGAACGCTACGATCTAATCGCTCGTATTTTAAACGCTAAAATGGAAAATGAAGGGCTAGAAGAATACCAGAGCGTCTTAGACAACGAGTTTTTAGAGTTCGCTAGCGGCGTGGATTCGCTCAAAGAAAAGGAAATAGCGTTACTGACGCTCCAAGGAATCCAAAAAGAATTGCAATTGGTGGCGAGCTACCCTAGTTTGTTCCAAAAAACCATCGTTGCGGTGGGGGGAGGGTTTAGCGCGGGCAAATCCACTTTTTTAAACAATTTGTTGGGTTTGAAATTAAAACTCCCTGAAGACATGAATCCCACCACAGCTATCCCCACTTATTGCTTAAAGGGTAAAAGAGAAGTTTTAATGGGGTTTTCTCAAAATGGAGGCATGGTGGAATTGCCCCATCTCGCTTTTGACCATCAGTTTTTAGAATCCCTTGGCTTTAATTTGAAAGAAATCATACCTTTCATGCTCTTAAGCGCTCCTAGCGTGCCTTTTGAATTTTTATGCTTCATAGACACGCCTGGCTATAACCCCGGCAATCAAGGCTATACGGGTGGGGACAAAGAAGCCTCTAAAGAATCCCTAAAGCACGCCAAACACATTTTATGGCTCGTTAGTTGCGAGTGTGGGGATCTTCATAAAGATGATTTAGAGTTTTTGCAAGAATTATACGAAGAGGGTAAGCAGGTTTTTATCGTATTGAGTAGGGCTGATAGGCGCACCAAAAGCCAATTAGAAGTAGTCGCTAAACAAATTAAAGAGACTTTAGAAGATAGCGGCATTGAATTTTTAGGGATTTGCGCTTATAGCACTACAAGGTATCAAGAAATTAAAGAGTTCAGCGAAAAAAGCCCCGTTTTTAACTCGCTTGAGGAATTTCTAATGAAGTTGAATCAAAGGAGCGAGAAACAAAACGAAATTTTAGGGTATTTATACGAGGTGCATCGGATGTATGAAAAGGCTATTAAGCAAGACGCCAACCGATTCAAACGCTACCAAAGCGAATTGCATTCTGTTGGATTGGATTTGATGCAAAAAGGCTTTGATGACTTCAGCGATGCTACTTTTAATAAAATTCATTCGCTCAAAAAAGAATTTTCCGAGCAAGAAGAATCCAAAAGAGAGAGTTTAGCGCAATTGAACGAAGTGATTGACTTGTTTAAAGAAAGCATTGATAAGGTTTTTGATCGCGTGAGCGCTTTCACTTGGGAAAAATACAAAGAACAAAACGACGACGAAGAGGACGATGAAGCAAACTACAGGGAATTTGAAGAAATCAAAAAAATGGTGTTGTTTTTCAGGGATCTCAATTTGTTTTATTTGGATTGGTATGAATGGAGTGAAGAAGAGATCCAAGAAACTAGAGATAGTTTAGATAAATGTAATGAGTTACTCCAACTGCATTACTCTTTAAAAAACCTACAAAGGCTTAGAGAATTTAAAGAAGAAGAGAACAACGACTATCAAGAGTCTTTAAACGATGAGGATCTTCAAGACGATTTGAGAGAGTGGAGGAGATCAAAACGGCGGTGA
- a CDS encoding zinc ribbon domain-containing protein, with protein MNTHLKQLIEISHLDKEIDSLEPLIREKRKDLDKALNDKEAKNKAILNLEEEKLALKLQVSKNEQTLQDTNAKIASIQKKMSEIKSERELRSLNIEEDIAKERSNQANREIENLQNEIKHKSEKQEDLKKEMLELEKLALELESLVENEVKNIKETQQVIFKKKEELVEKTEPKIYSFYERIRRWAKNTSIVTIKKQACGGCFIRLNDKIYTEVLTSGDMITCPYCGRILYAEGAHESNAQPPKENQPKESQEESQESV; from the coding sequence ATGAACACCCACCTCAAACAATTGATTGAAATTTCGCATTTGGATAAAGAAATTGACTCCTTAGAGCCGTTGATCAGAGAAAAACGAAAAGATTTGGATAAGGCCTTGAATGATAAAGAAGCTAAAAATAAAGCGATTTTGAATTTGGAAGAAGAAAAATTAGCCCTAAAATTACAGGTTTCTAAAAACGAGCAAACCTTACAAGACACGAACGCTAAAATCGCTAGTATCCAAAAGAAAATGAGCGAGATCAAATCCGAAAGGGAATTGCGCTCTTTAAACATTGAAGAAGATATTGCTAAAGAACGCTCCAACCAAGCCAACAGAGAAATTGAAAATTTGCAAAATGAAATCAAGCACAAAAGCGAAAAACAAGAGGATTTGAAAAAAGAAATGCTAGAGCTTGAAAAATTAGCGTTGGAATTAGAAAGCTTAGTGGAAAACGAAGTTAAAAACATCAAAGAAACCCAACAAGTTATCTTCAAAAAGAAAGAAGAACTCGTGGAAAAAACCGAGCCTAAAATCTATAGCTTTTATGAAAGGATTAGAAGATGGGCGAAAAACACGAGCATCGTAACGATCAAGAAACAGGCTTGTGGGGGTTGTTTTATTCGGTTGAACGATAAGATTTATACTGAAGTGCTAACGAGTGGGGATATGATCACTTGCCCGTATTGCGGGCGTATTTTATACGCTGAGGGCGCGCATGAAAGTAACGCTCAACCTCCAAAAGAAAACCAACCAAAAGAAAGCCAAGAAGAAAGCCAAGAATCCGTTTGA
- a CDS encoding RluA family pseudouridine synthase, translating to MEKAYKILSVQENISHKKAKALIDLGLVSIGGKKLMVARKELPQNMRFSVQKIEKPSVIFEDENILALFKPPFIESYDLVSFFKDWALLHRLDKETSGVILLVKENSEFHLKAKKAFKDRAVKKEYLALVQGIVEEEREINAPILTIKTTKAFSKISKKGQEAVTIITPLKIINKKTLLKVEIKTGRTHQIRVHLKHINHPIIGDTLYNNEPGSAKRLMLHAHKIALLGYEFEAIPPKEFEI from the coding sequence ATGGAAAAAGCTTATAAAATATTGAGCGTTCAAGAAAACATTTCGCATAAAAAAGCCAAAGCTTTGATTGATTTGGGGTTAGTGAGTATAGGGGGGAAGAAATTGATGGTCGCTAGAAAAGAATTGCCCCAAAACATGCGCTTTAGCGTCCAAAAAATTGAAAAACCCAGCGTGATTTTTGAAGATGAAAACATTTTAGCCCTTTTTAAACCCCCTTTTATAGAGAGCTATGATTTAGTTTCTTTTTTCAAGGATTGGGCGCTGTTGCACCGCTTGGATAAAGAAACAAGCGGGGTGATTTTATTGGTGAAAGAAAATTCAGAATTCCATTTAAAAGCTAAAAAGGCCTTTAAAGACAGGGCGGTTAAAAAAGAGTATTTAGCTCTTGTTCAAGGGATTGTAGAAGAAGAGCGAGAAATCAACGCTCCCATTCTTACGATTAAAACCACTAAAGCTTTCAGTAAAATCTCTAAAAAAGGGCAAGAAGCGGTTACGATCATCACGCCCTTAAAAATCATCAACAAAAAAACCCTTTTAAAAGTGGAAATCAAAACCGGAAGAACCCACCAAATCAGAGTCCATTTAAAGCATATCAACCACCCCATTATAGGCGATACGCTTTATAATAACGAGCCAGGTTCCGCCAAACGCTTGATGCTCCATGCGCATAAAATCGCGCTGTTAGGGTATGAATTTGAAGCGATCCCCCCTAAAGAATTTGAAATTTAA